The Tamandua tetradactyla isolate mTamTet1 chromosome 23, mTamTet1.pri, whole genome shotgun sequence genome includes a window with the following:
- the PMS2 gene encoding mismatch repair endonuclease PMS2 isoform X1 yields the protein MGSPGKGPLGERRREFYSGRGGALCAASMEGAESLSIELANAIKPIDRKSVHQICSGQVVLSLSTAVKELVENSVDADATNIDLRLKDYGVDLIEVSDNGCGVEEENFEGLTLKHHTSKIQEFADLTHVETFGFRGEALSSLCALSDVTISTCHKSAKVGTRLVFDHNGKIVQKTPYPRPRGTTVSVQQLFYTLPVRHKEFQKNIKKEYAKMVQVLHAYCIISAGIRISCTNQVGQGKRQPVVCTSGSASMKENIGSVFGQKQLQSLIPFVQLPPSESVCEEYGLSCSNALHNLFCISGFISHCAHGVGRSSTERQFFFINRRPCDPVKVSRLVNEVYHMYNRHQYPFVVLNISVDSECVDINVTPDKRQILLQEEKLLLAVLKTSLIGMFDSDVNKLNVSQQPLLNVEGNLMKINPAEIEKPLPEKQGNPAVLRTRGEDKRAVSINRLREAFSLHHTTEYKSQHLKSGLRQISPRQKTCVPHSSTSDPLPAQKLISGRGVSCPQEEMIHPDEGPCNRTDRLEVEEDPGHSSTAPSSEEGLSTPERGQGFSSRHATSSPEDRSLQENVNSCEKSPETEHHLSEIGCHLEQKDTEYKFRVVAQTCDISLSKRKCFKKEKTPLNVDIPQKLTNTQNIAVSQVDIAIKINKKIVPLDFSMSVLAKRMKQLHQQEQQREGEQNYRKFRAKICPGENQAAEDELRKEISKTMFAEMEIIGQFNLGFIITKLNADIFIVDQHATDEKYNFEMLQQHTVLQGQRLIAPQTLNLTAINEAILMENLEIFRKNGFDFIINEDAPVTERAKLISLPTSKNWTFGPQDIDELIFMLSDCPGVMCRPSRVRQMFASRACRKSVMIGTALNVNEMKRLIAHMGEMDHPWNCPHGRPTLRHLANLDVIAQN from the exons ATGGGCAGCCCGGGAAAAGGACCCCTGGGGGAGCGGCGGCGCGAATTCTACAGCGGGCGGGGAGGTGCCTTGTGCGCTGCATCCATGGAGGGAGCAGAGTCCCTGAG TATAGAACTTGCAAATGCCATCAAACCTATTGATCGGAAGTCAGTCCATCAGATTTGTTCTGGACAAGTAGTACTGAGTCTAAGCACTGCTGTGAAAGAATTGGTAGAAAATAGTGTGGATGCTGATGCCACTAATATTG atcTGAGGCTTAAAGACTATGGGGTGGATCTCATCGAAGTTTCAGACAATGGATGTGGGGTAGAAGAAGAAAACTTTGAAGGCTTAA CTCTGAAACATCATACTTCTAAGATTCAAGAGTTTGCTGATCTAACTCACGTTGAAACTTTTGGCTTTCGGGGAGAAGCTCTGAGTTCACTTTGTGCACTGAG CGATGTCACTATTTCTACTTGTCACAAGTCTGCAAAGGTTGGGACACGATTGGTGTTTGATCACAATGGAAAGATTGTTCAGAAAACCCCCTACCCACGACCAAGAGGAACGACAGTTAGTGTGCAGCAGCTTTTTTATACACTACCTGTGCGCCATAAGGAAtttcaaaagaatattaaaaag GAGTATGCCAAAATGGTTCAGGTCTTGCATGCATACTGTATCATTTCAGCAGGCATTCGTATAAGTTGCACCAACCAGGTTGGACAAGGGAAACGACAGCCTGTGGTATGCACAAGTGGAAGCGCCAGCATGAAGGAAAATATCGGATCTGTGTTTGGGCAGAAACAG ttgcaaaGCCTCATTCCTTTTGTCCAGCTGCCCCCTAGTGAATCTGTTTGTGAAGAGTACGGTCTGAGCTGTTCTAATGCTCTGCATAATCTGTTTTG TATCTCAGGTTTCATTTCACACTGTGCTCATGGTGTTGGAAGGAGTTCGACTGAGAGacaatttttctttatcaatcgACGGCCTTGTGACCCAGTAAAG gTTTCCAGACTTGTGAATGAGGTCTATCACATGTATAATCGACACCAGTATCCGTTTGTTGTTCTTAACATTTCTGTTGATTCAG aatgTGTTGATATCAATGTTACTCCAGATAAAAGGCAAATTTTACTACAAGAGGAGAAGCTTTTGTTGGCTGTCTTAAAGACCTCTTTAATAGGAATGTTTGATAGTGATGTAAATAAACTTAATGTCAGTCAGCAGCCACTGTTAAATGTTGAAG GTAActtaatgaaaataaatccagcagaaatagaaaagcctcTGCCAGAAAAGCAGGGCAATCCTGCTGTGTTAAGGACTCGAGGAGAAGATAAAAGGGCAGTGAGCATTAACAGACTGAGAGAGGCCTTTTCTCTTCATCACACAACAGAGTACAAGTCTCAGCACTTGAAATCTGGACTGAGACAGATTTCTCCAAGACAGAAGACATGTGTACCACATTCTAGCACTTCTGATCCCCTACCCGCCCAGAAGCTCATCTCTGGCAGAGGTGTGTCTTGTCCTCAGGAAGAGATGATACATCCAGACGAAGGTCCCTGCAATAGAACAGACAGGCTGGAAGTGGAGGAGGATCCGGGGCACAGCAGCACAGCCCCTAGCTCAGAGGAGGGGCTCAGCACTCCAGAGAGGGGCCAGGGCTTCAGCAGCCGCCATGCTACAAGTTCCCCTGAAGACAGATCTTTACAAGAAAATGTGAACTCTTGTGAGAAATCACCTGAAACAGAGCATCATCTTTCAGAAATAGGATGCCATTTAGAACAAAAGGATACTGAATATAAATTTAGAGTTGTGGCTCAGAcgtgtgatatctcattgtcaaagagaaagtgttttaaaaaggaaaaaactcctTTAAATGTTGACATTCCTCAGAAGTTAACTAATACTCAGAACATAGCAGTATCTCAGGTTGATATagctattaaaattaataagaaaatagtgCCTCTTGACTTTTCTATGAGTGTTTTAGCTAAACGAATGAAGCAGTTACATCAGCAAGAACAACAAAGAGAAGGTGAACagaattatagaaaatttagggcAAAGATTTGCCCTGGAGAAAATCAAGCAGCAGAAGATGAGCTAAGAAAAGAGATAAG TAAAACAatgtttgcagaaatggaaatcatTGGACAGTTTAACTTGGGATTTATAATAACCAAACTGAATGCAGATATCTTCATAGTGGACCAGCATGCTACAGATGAGAAATATAACTTTGAGATGCTCCAACAGCACACTGTTCTCCAGGGTCAAAGGCTGATAGC ACCTCAGACTCTGAACTTAACTGCTATCAATGAAGCTATTCTGATGGAAAATCTGGAAATATTCAGAAAGAATGgctttgattttattattaatgaAGATG ctCCAGTCACTGAAAGGGCTAAGTTGATTTCCTTGCCAACTAGTAAAAACTGGACTTTTGGACCCCAGGATATAGATGAGCTGATCTTTATGCTAAGCGACTGTCCTGGTGTTATGTGCCGCCCTTCTCGAGTCAGGCAGATGTTTGCCTCCAGAGCCTGCCGGAAGTCT GTGATGATCGGAACTGCTCTAAATGTAAATGAGATGAAGAGGCTCATTGCCCACATGGGCGAGATGGACCACCCCTGGAACTGCCCCCACGGGAGGCCGACTCTGCGGCACCTGGCCAACCTGGACGTCATTGCCCAAAACTGA
- the PMS2 gene encoding mismatch repair endonuclease PMS2 isoform X2 produces MVQVLHAYCIISAGIRISCTNQVGQGKRQPVVCTSGSASMKENIGSVFGQKQLQSLIPFVQLPPSESVCEEYGLSCSNALHNLFCISGFISHCAHGVGRSSTERQFFFINRRPCDPVKVSRLVNEVYHMYNRHQYPFVVLNISVDSECVDINVTPDKRQILLQEEKLLLAVLKTSLIGMFDSDVNKLNVSQQPLLNVEGNLMKINPAEIEKPLPEKQGNPAVLRTRGEDKRAVSINRLREAFSLHHTTEYKSQHLKSGLRQISPRQKTCVPHSSTSDPLPAQKLISGRGVSCPQEEMIHPDEGPCNRTDRLEVEEDPGHSSTAPSSEEGLSTPERGQGFSSRHATSSPEDRSLQENVNSCEKSPETEHHLSEIGCHLEQKDTEYKFRVVAQTCDISLSKRKCFKKEKTPLNVDIPQKLTNTQNIAVSQVDIAIKINKKIVPLDFSMSVLAKRMKQLHQQEQQREGEQNYRKFRAKICPGENQAAEDELRKEISKTMFAEMEIIGQFNLGFIITKLNADIFIVDQHATDEKYNFEMLQQHTVLQGQRLIAPQTLNLTAINEAILMENLEIFRKNGFDFIINEDAPVTERAKLISLPTSKNWTFGPQDIDELIFMLSDCPGVMCRPSRVRQMFASRACRKSVMIGTALNVNEMKRLIAHMGEMDHPWNCPHGRPTLRHLANLDVIAQN; encoded by the exons ATGGTTCAGGTCTTGCATGCATACTGTATCATTTCAGCAGGCATTCGTATAAGTTGCACCAACCAGGTTGGACAAGGGAAACGACAGCCTGTGGTATGCACAAGTGGAAGCGCCAGCATGAAGGAAAATATCGGATCTGTGTTTGGGCAGAAACAG ttgcaaaGCCTCATTCCTTTTGTCCAGCTGCCCCCTAGTGAATCTGTTTGTGAAGAGTACGGTCTGAGCTGTTCTAATGCTCTGCATAATCTGTTTTG TATCTCAGGTTTCATTTCACACTGTGCTCATGGTGTTGGAAGGAGTTCGACTGAGAGacaatttttctttatcaatcgACGGCCTTGTGACCCAGTAAAG gTTTCCAGACTTGTGAATGAGGTCTATCACATGTATAATCGACACCAGTATCCGTTTGTTGTTCTTAACATTTCTGTTGATTCAG aatgTGTTGATATCAATGTTACTCCAGATAAAAGGCAAATTTTACTACAAGAGGAGAAGCTTTTGTTGGCTGTCTTAAAGACCTCTTTAATAGGAATGTTTGATAGTGATGTAAATAAACTTAATGTCAGTCAGCAGCCACTGTTAAATGTTGAAG GTAActtaatgaaaataaatccagcagaaatagaaaagcctcTGCCAGAAAAGCAGGGCAATCCTGCTGTGTTAAGGACTCGAGGAGAAGATAAAAGGGCAGTGAGCATTAACAGACTGAGAGAGGCCTTTTCTCTTCATCACACAACAGAGTACAAGTCTCAGCACTTGAAATCTGGACTGAGACAGATTTCTCCAAGACAGAAGACATGTGTACCACATTCTAGCACTTCTGATCCCCTACCCGCCCAGAAGCTCATCTCTGGCAGAGGTGTGTCTTGTCCTCAGGAAGAGATGATACATCCAGACGAAGGTCCCTGCAATAGAACAGACAGGCTGGAAGTGGAGGAGGATCCGGGGCACAGCAGCACAGCCCCTAGCTCAGAGGAGGGGCTCAGCACTCCAGAGAGGGGCCAGGGCTTCAGCAGCCGCCATGCTACAAGTTCCCCTGAAGACAGATCTTTACAAGAAAATGTGAACTCTTGTGAGAAATCACCTGAAACAGAGCATCATCTTTCAGAAATAGGATGCCATTTAGAACAAAAGGATACTGAATATAAATTTAGAGTTGTGGCTCAGAcgtgtgatatctcattgtcaaagagaaagtgttttaaaaaggaaaaaactcctTTAAATGTTGACATTCCTCAGAAGTTAACTAATACTCAGAACATAGCAGTATCTCAGGTTGATATagctattaaaattaataagaaaatagtgCCTCTTGACTTTTCTATGAGTGTTTTAGCTAAACGAATGAAGCAGTTACATCAGCAAGAACAACAAAGAGAAGGTGAACagaattatagaaaatttagggcAAAGATTTGCCCTGGAGAAAATCAAGCAGCAGAAGATGAGCTAAGAAAAGAGATAAG TAAAACAatgtttgcagaaatggaaatcatTGGACAGTTTAACTTGGGATTTATAATAACCAAACTGAATGCAGATATCTTCATAGTGGACCAGCATGCTACAGATGAGAAATATAACTTTGAGATGCTCCAACAGCACACTGTTCTCCAGGGTCAAAGGCTGATAGC ACCTCAGACTCTGAACTTAACTGCTATCAATGAAGCTATTCTGATGGAAAATCTGGAAATATTCAGAAAGAATGgctttgattttattattaatgaAGATG ctCCAGTCACTGAAAGGGCTAAGTTGATTTCCTTGCCAACTAGTAAAAACTGGACTTTTGGACCCCAGGATATAGATGAGCTGATCTTTATGCTAAGCGACTGTCCTGGTGTTATGTGCCGCCCTTCTCGAGTCAGGCAGATGTTTGCCTCCAGAGCCTGCCGGAAGTCT GTGATGATCGGAACTGCTCTAAATGTAAATGAGATGAAGAGGCTCATTGCCCACATGGGCGAGATGGACCACCCCTGGAACTGCCCCCACGGGAGGCCGACTCTGCGGCACCTGGCCAACCTGGACGTCATTGCCCAAAACTGA
- the PMS2 gene encoding mismatch repair endonuclease PMS2 isoform X3, which yields MLCIICFGFISHCAHGVGRSSTERQFFFINRRPCDPVKVSRLVNEVYHMYNRHQYPFVVLNISVDSECVDINVTPDKRQILLQEEKLLLAVLKTSLIGMFDSDVNKLNVSQQPLLNVEGNLMKINPAEIEKPLPEKQGNPAVLRTRGEDKRAVSINRLREAFSLHHTTEYKSQHLKSGLRQISPRQKTCVPHSSTSDPLPAQKLISGRGVSCPQEEMIHPDEGPCNRTDRLEVEEDPGHSSTAPSSEEGLSTPERGQGFSSRHATSSPEDRSLQENVNSCEKSPETEHHLSEIGCHLEQKDTEYKFRVVAQTCDISLSKRKCFKKEKTPLNVDIPQKLTNTQNIAVSQVDIAIKINKKIVPLDFSMSVLAKRMKQLHQQEQQREGEQNYRKFRAKICPGENQAAEDELRKEISKTMFAEMEIIGQFNLGFIITKLNADIFIVDQHATDEKYNFEMLQQHTVLQGQRLIAPQTLNLTAINEAILMENLEIFRKNGFDFIINEDAPVTERAKLISLPTSKNWTFGPQDIDELIFMLSDCPGVMCRPSRVRQMFASRACRKSVMIGTALNVNEMKRLIAHMGEMDHPWNCPHGRPTLRHLANLDVIAQN from the exons ATGCTCTGCATAATCTGTTTTG GTTTCATTTCACACTGTGCTCATGGTGTTGGAAGGAGTTCGACTGAGAGacaatttttctttatcaatcgACGGCCTTGTGACCCAGTAAAG gTTTCCAGACTTGTGAATGAGGTCTATCACATGTATAATCGACACCAGTATCCGTTTGTTGTTCTTAACATTTCTGTTGATTCAG aatgTGTTGATATCAATGTTACTCCAGATAAAAGGCAAATTTTACTACAAGAGGAGAAGCTTTTGTTGGCTGTCTTAAAGACCTCTTTAATAGGAATGTTTGATAGTGATGTAAATAAACTTAATGTCAGTCAGCAGCCACTGTTAAATGTTGAAG GTAActtaatgaaaataaatccagcagaaatagaaaagcctcTGCCAGAAAAGCAGGGCAATCCTGCTGTGTTAAGGACTCGAGGAGAAGATAAAAGGGCAGTGAGCATTAACAGACTGAGAGAGGCCTTTTCTCTTCATCACACAACAGAGTACAAGTCTCAGCACTTGAAATCTGGACTGAGACAGATTTCTCCAAGACAGAAGACATGTGTACCACATTCTAGCACTTCTGATCCCCTACCCGCCCAGAAGCTCATCTCTGGCAGAGGTGTGTCTTGTCCTCAGGAAGAGATGATACATCCAGACGAAGGTCCCTGCAATAGAACAGACAGGCTGGAAGTGGAGGAGGATCCGGGGCACAGCAGCACAGCCCCTAGCTCAGAGGAGGGGCTCAGCACTCCAGAGAGGGGCCAGGGCTTCAGCAGCCGCCATGCTACAAGTTCCCCTGAAGACAGATCTTTACAAGAAAATGTGAACTCTTGTGAGAAATCACCTGAAACAGAGCATCATCTTTCAGAAATAGGATGCCATTTAGAACAAAAGGATACTGAATATAAATTTAGAGTTGTGGCTCAGAcgtgtgatatctcattgtcaaagagaaagtgttttaaaaaggaaaaaactcctTTAAATGTTGACATTCCTCAGAAGTTAACTAATACTCAGAACATAGCAGTATCTCAGGTTGATATagctattaaaattaataagaaaatagtgCCTCTTGACTTTTCTATGAGTGTTTTAGCTAAACGAATGAAGCAGTTACATCAGCAAGAACAACAAAGAGAAGGTGAACagaattatagaaaatttagggcAAAGATTTGCCCTGGAGAAAATCAAGCAGCAGAAGATGAGCTAAGAAAAGAGATAAG TAAAACAatgtttgcagaaatggaaatcatTGGACAGTTTAACTTGGGATTTATAATAACCAAACTGAATGCAGATATCTTCATAGTGGACCAGCATGCTACAGATGAGAAATATAACTTTGAGATGCTCCAACAGCACACTGTTCTCCAGGGTCAAAGGCTGATAGC ACCTCAGACTCTGAACTTAACTGCTATCAATGAAGCTATTCTGATGGAAAATCTGGAAATATTCAGAAAGAATGgctttgattttattattaatgaAGATG ctCCAGTCACTGAAAGGGCTAAGTTGATTTCCTTGCCAACTAGTAAAAACTGGACTTTTGGACCCCAGGATATAGATGAGCTGATCTTTATGCTAAGCGACTGTCCTGGTGTTATGTGCCGCCCTTCTCGAGTCAGGCAGATGTTTGCCTCCAGAGCCTGCCGGAAGTCT GTGATGATCGGAACTGCTCTAAATGTAAATGAGATGAAGAGGCTCATTGCCCACATGGGCGAGATGGACCACCCCTGGAACTGCCCCCACGGGAGGCCGACTCTGCGGCACCTGGCCAACCTGGACGTCATTGCCCAAAACTGA